The following are encoded together in the Deinococcus ruber genome:
- a CDS encoding DUF3500 domain-containing protein, whose translation MSHKNTMLTALSVLTLACSSLLGSTQAATITADAQTTKVVTAANVFLNTLSAAQKKTLSFAYTDTTQRARWSNFPTGIFQRVGLKWGDMSTAQRSALITLLSTVLSVDGLSMVRQQMNADDVLKTQGGGGHLTFGSDEYVVALLGAPSGTSPWMLQFGGHHLAINATVVGSHITLAPSLTGGQPIKTTQNGKTVILIAKVPQEVKDAFTLLSSLSAAQKAKAVLGSTSIDLVLGPGKDGKTLQPEGLSGNAMTTMQKTQFLTLIRDRLGILNADDLAEKMTAIQKNLDTTYFAWYGSTTAAGTAYYRVTGPTVLIEFSPQSLGGDSSNHLHNMYRDPTNDYGVAWTK comes from the coding sequence ATGAGCCACAAGAACACCATGTTGACCGCCCTGAGTGTCCTGACGCTCGCCTGCTCGTCCTTGCTCGGCAGCACCCAGGCCGCGACTATCACCGCCGACGCCCAGACCACGAAGGTGGTCACGGCCGCTAACGTGTTCCTGAACACCCTGAGCGCCGCGCAGAAGAAGACCCTGAGTTTCGCCTACACCGACACCACGCAGCGCGCCCGCTGGTCGAACTTTCCTACCGGCATCTTTCAGCGGGTCGGACTGAAGTGGGGCGACATGAGCACCGCGCAGCGCAGTGCCCTGATCACCCTGCTCAGCACGGTGCTGAGCGTGGACGGCCTGAGCATGGTCAGGCAGCAGATGAACGCTGATGATGTGCTGAAGACGCAGGGCGGGGGCGGACATCTGACGTTCGGCAGTGACGAGTATGTCGTGGCGCTCCTGGGCGCGCCATCCGGCACGTCACCCTGGATGCTGCAGTTCGGCGGGCATCATCTGGCGATCAATGCCACTGTCGTCGGCTCTCACATCACCCTGGCGCCCAGTCTGACCGGGGGGCAGCCGATCAAGACGACCCAGAACGGCAAGACCGTCATCCTGATCGCGAAGGTGCCGCAGGAAGTCAAGGACGCCTTCACCCTGCTGAGCAGCCTGAGTGCGGCGCAGAAGGCCAAAGCGGTGCTGGGCAGCACGAGCATCGACCTGGTGCTGGGGCCGGGGAAAGACGGGAAGACCCTCCAGCCGGAAGGCCTGTCGGGCAACGCCATGACCACCATGCAGAAGACGCAGTTCCTGACGTTGATCAGAGACCGCCTCGGCATCCTGAACGCCGATGATCTGGCCGAAAAAATGACGGCCATCCAGAAGAATCTCGACACAACTTACTTTGCGTGGTACGGCTCCACCACGGCAGCGGGCACGGCCTATTACCGCGTGACCGGCCCCACTGTGCTGATCGAATTCTCGCCGCAGTCGCTGGGCGGCGATTCCAGCAACCATCTGCACAACATGTACCGCGATCCCACCAATGACTATGGTGTGGCCTGGACAAAGTGA